In one window of Henckelia pumila isolate YLH828 chromosome 1, ASM3356847v2, whole genome shotgun sequence DNA:
- the LOC140862977 gene encoding probable NOT transcription complex subunit VIP2, which translates to MNIPGPPLFPNKPSLIPNKRHTRQIVNSFGGFVSTDNSGSSSTVLANVPSSATGLNFSDDPNGGDDVSVGINDLSYYSSVGDPQGQPGLKRISGLNFGSLIDYNKTQRQKEHVVQPQQYPTRITPGFMFGAINAYNYSLQQCHDSSISEIGFSFPTSGKEVVQGSLLGPDDYGLLGLLKTVKGANHDKTNLAMGVDPHSLVLELNYLEPLYPKFASPWSVEPAKEGTKYDIPDCYNSEQPLPLKQSLFKKFDLAMLFYIFYSMPQDQAQLFAANELNDRGWYFHRELRMWFTRDQNSVPAVRNATFEVGSYVCFDPSTWQTIRQDKFVLYYEMIEKRPAVPP; encoded by the exons ATGAACATCCCAG GGCCACCGTTGTTTCCGAATAAGCCATCTTTGATTCCAAATAAGAGACATACAAGACAGATTGTCAATTCTTTTGGTGGCTTTGTTAGTACAGATAATAGCGGTTCGAGTTCTACTGTGTTGGCTAATGTCCCTAGTTCTGCTACCGGCTTAAACTTTTCTG ATGACCCAAATGGCGGTGATGATGTTAGTGTCGGTATCAATGACTTAAGCTACTATTCTTCTGTTGGTGATCCTCAAGGTCAACCAG GTTTAAAGCGAATCA GTGGCCTTAACTTCGGAAGTCTCATTGATTATAACAAAACACAACGCCAAAAAGAACATGTAGTGCAGCCTCAGCAATACCCA ACGCGAATAACTCCTGGTTTTATGTTTGGTGCTATAAATGCATACAATTATTCACTTCAACAATGTCATGATTCTTCAATAAGTGAAATCGGGTTTTCTTTTCCAACTTCAG GTAAAGAGGTGGTGCAAGGCTCTCTTCTTGGACCTGATGACTATGGGCTGCTTGGTCTATTAAAAACCGTCAAAGGGGCCAATCATGATAAAACCAATCTCGCTATGGGAGTTGATCCACATTCCCTTGTCCTCGAGTTAAATTATTTGGAGCCTTTGTATCCAAAGTTTGCTTCTCCATGGTCTGTTGAACCTGCCAAAGAAGGAACCAAGTATGATATTCCCGATTGCTACAATTCCGAACAACCTCTTCCACTAAAG CAAAGTCTCTTCAAGAAATTCGATCTTGCTATGTTATTTTACATTTTTTACAG TATGCCACAAGATCAGGCGCAACTCTTCGCAGCAAATGAATT GAATGACAGAGGGTGGTACTTCCACAGAGAGCTTCGCATGTGGTTCACAAGGGACCAGAACTCGGTCCCTGCTGTAAGGAATGCTACTTTTGAAGTAGGTAGCTATGTCTGTTTCGACCCTTCTACATGGCAGACGATTAGACAG GATAAATTTGTTCTGTATTATGAAATGATAGAGAAACGGCCCGCGGTTCCACCGTAG
- the LOC140862982 gene encoding probable NOT transcription complex subunit VIP2, with product MGVDPHSLGLELNSLEPLHPKFASPWSVEPAKEGTKYDISDCYNSEQPPPLKQSLFKKFDLAMLFYIFYRHDRGWYFHRELRMCFTRDQNSVPVVRNAIFEVGSYVFFDPSTWQTIRQDKFVLYYEMIEQRPAVPPLG from the exons ATGGGAGTTGATCCACATTCCCTTGGCCTCGAGTTAAATTCTTTGGAGCCTTTGCATCCAAAGTTTGCTTCTCCATGGTCTGTTGAACCTGCCAAAGAAGGAACCAAGTATGATATTTCCGATTGCTACAATTCCGAACAACCTCCTCCACTAAAG CAAAGTCTCTTCAAGAAATTCGATCTTGCTATGTTATTTTACATTTTTTACAG ACATGACAGAGGGTGGTACTTCCATAGAGAGCTTCGCATGTGCTTCACAAGGGACCAGAACTCGGTCCCTGTTGTAAGGAATGCTATTTTTGAAGTAGGTAGCTACGTCTTTTTTGACCCTTCTACATGGCAGACGATAAGACAG GATAAATTTGTTCTGTATTATGAAATGATAGAGCAACGGCCCGCGGTTCCACCGTTGGGATGA